CTATCCTCACCTTGCACCCGTACTGCGATCGCTTCTCCCCTCCTATGTAAAGCTAGTTGATCCGGCAGAATATGTTGTTGCTGCTTGTGCCCAAGATTTAGACATCTTGGGCTTGAGAAATACCCATCCACCTATGCCAACTCGCTTCGCCGTCAGTGGTTGTCCACAACAATTTGCCCAATCCTCTGTACAGTGGCTGGGGTATCATCCAACTGTTGAGGCAGTGCAGTTGATAAACACCCCAGTTTCTAGTCATTAGTCATTGGTGATTAGTAAAAGTCTTTTTACTAATCACCAATGACTAATAACTCTTAACTAGTGAAGGCTTGTTGCTTCCGTAATCTTCGGCGTTACTGTAACTTCCTGCTTGTGCTTTCCTTGAGAAACCAAAGAAACACTTGTAGGAGCCGTTTTTTTTCCGGTTCTCTTTGCTAGTGCTAGTAATAGGTAAACTGCTAACAAATAACCAGAAGCTAATATAAAAATCATCATAGGCATCTTTCCGTAAATCATTTTTTCTACCAGCACCCCTGTCTAAGGAATATAAAATCGAATAAACGAATAAAATTAACAGAATCACAGCTACATAAATCCATTCTTAGTAGCTGTTTCTTTTCGTTACAAAAGTTTCGGTAGAGTTCTCACTCTCTCCGAGCACCTCGTTTGTATTCTTTTTTTGCAGACTATACCTATAACAGCAGTCAAATTACTAAACAGCAACTCTAAACTACTGATTCAGCAGTCTCCCCAGTCTGCATTTTTACGCAAACACTTTACCTTGTACTACAAGGTCTGCGCTTTTACTGCGCTAAATTAAGTGCAGCATTTTCCCTTGCGGGTAGCGCATAGTTCTAACCTTAGAGTTTCGCATATCGAGACTCAGACCAATGAAGTAACTCCTTTGGTCGCAGCCCACGATGCTCTATTCAGACTTACAACACCAGAAGTAAAAAACACCTAATTGTGATTTTTTTCTGGGGGTGAATATCTCAAAAATTTCAAATCCCTTGATTTTAGCGTAACACAACGACCCTGACTTTTCAGCCAATTTTTCTGCTAAATTTGAAATTTTCTACTGTAAGTTATACAAGACTGAGCTTAATTTTTCTTTAAGGGAAAATAAGTAAAGTGTAATAGGAGATAAGTAAGAGGTAGGGGACTTTCCATTAATTGGTTATCACTTTTACCTAAAGAGGTGAGCGCAAAAAATAAAGATTTTGTTAAAAATATGGATTTAATCTACTTTACAGGAGTTCTTGACTCATTAGGCAAAAGTATTTAAAGTATCATTTACAATAGAAAATATACGGTTAAATCCATCAGTATCTTTTTTCTATGATCATGAGAAAATGAAAAGTTGTGTCAAAGTTTTGTTGACTCTACTAACAGAGTAGGGGAAGTAGGGGAGGCAGTGTCGTGCCCAAAGTTGTCTGTACGCGGAGCGGCTTGCCCTTTGGGCAATCAAAACTATGTCCTAAGCCCTTGGGGCAGCTTCCGCCTTTGGCGCTCAGCGCCTCCGTAGCAGGCACGGGGAGTTACCCGCGAGCCTGTAAGTAGCGTGCGACTGACGTAGAGTAGGGAGAGAAAACGAATGATTAATGACTCATGAAAACTTTGCGCTAGCACAGGGTTATCCTAAAATAATTATAGGATATGTAAACTTTCGTAAATAAAGCCAGAGTCTGCCCATCCATGACCCCAGCCACCTCCCTTTTTTCCCCAGTGGAAGCCGACCTGCAAACACTAGCTGACAACTTGAAACAGCTAGTGGGAAAAGGTCATCCAATCCTTTGTGCAGCAGCCGAACACCTATTTGGAGCTGGGGGAAAGCGCATAAGACCGGCAATTGTCCTCCTCATCTCGCGGGCGACAATGCTCGAACAAGACATTACACCCCGTCACCGACGCTTAGCTGAGATTACGGAAATGATTCACACAGCAAGCTTGGTGCATGACGATGTGGTGGACGAATCTCAGATGCGGCGCGGCGTTCCCACAGTTCACAGTTTGTTTGGCAACAGAATAGCGATATTAGCAGGAGATTTTCTGTTTGCTCAATCATCGTGGTATTTAGCAAACTTAGACAATTTGGAGGTGGTGAAACTGCTGTCGGAGGTGATTATGGATCTGGCGTCGGGCGAGATTCAGCAGGGATTAAGCCGCTTTGATAGTAGCATCTCGATTGAGACTTACCTTAAGAAAAGCTATTACAAAACAGCGTCGTTAATTGCCAACAGTTCAAAAGCAGCTGGTTTACTCAGTGAAGTTTCCCAAGAAACAGCCGAACATCTGTATAGCTATGGGCGTCATCTTGGTTTAGCATTCCAGATTGTAGACGATATTTTAGATTTCACAAGTTCGATAGATACCTTAGGTAAGCCAGCGGGATCGGATTTAAAAAGCGGTAATCTGACTGCGCCAGTTTTATTTGCATTAGAAGAGAAACCTTACTTGGAAGTTCTGATAGAAAGAGAGTTTGCCCAGGAAGGAGACTTAGAGCAAGCTCTATGCTTGATAGATGATAGTCAAGGTATTCAGCGGGCAAAAGAGTTAGCCGAAGATCATGCCAAACAAGCCGTTGACCATCTTTCGGTTCTCCCTCCGTCTGAATCTCGCCAAGCCTTGATTAAGATTGCTGATTACGTCCTAAGTAGACCTTTTTAGAGACTGGTTATTTGTTAGTGATTAGTAAAAATTTTGACTAGCCCTTCGGGTATGCGCGGAGCGCACGCCCAAAGGGCGAACGCCAGTTGCTCATGGAGGAAACCCCCAAAACCGTACTGGCTCACTACTACCCACTACCAAATAACAATTCAGGCAATATCCGGAGGAATTTGTCTTTTTGGTCGGTTTTGCTGCAACTGTTGTTGAATTAAGTGTTGCAGGTCAGATCGTCGGACTTCGACTGAGTCGGTGTTAATGCCAGGAGTTTCAAAAAAAACTATACTATCTACGGGTTCCATTGCTACCAGTTGGAACAAAATGTGAGTAACAGGGATGGGTGCAGCTATCAATTGAGGGTCAAGCCCAGCAGATGATCTGACTGGGACATCCTGTATTGTAGGAAAAGCATAAATTACGCGCTTTTCCAACTGTGGATTTGCGCGATTGCTCAATGTAGTCAAAACCCAGCCCTCTTCCATGTTTTGGAGAATATAGTACTGGGAATGACGTAATTCTACCGCGATCGCGCTAAGGACAGGAGCGATTGCTGTGACAAGTTGCGGTATAACACCATCTTGGGGTGCATTCTTAATCAGCAATTGAATTTGTGCTTGTAAATCCATAATGACCTGTAAACTGATGACTGGGTAGTGGTAATAACATCTATCAAGAGCGAACAATCAAACGAAATTCGGGAATAATAAATTCAGCCTAATCTTAAACTCATTATTTAGACTCGTTTGACTTGTACGCATCCTCAACCCAATACCCTCAGTCTTACAAGTGATACATAAGTATGTTACGGTCTTTCTAAATACTGGACTATGAATTCAGCCGCAACCACAACAATTCAGGGAGTAAGTTCTATCGGCGTGGAGGCGATATTTCAACTCCTTTTGAAGGAGCTTCAGCAATCAACCAAAGCTTCGGAGCAAAATTGCCGCGATGTGGCAACACGAATTGCTGCCGAAGTTTATAGAATTTGCAGTGAAAGCAAGCGTATCCAAGCTGCCGGTACTGTGGAAAATTCTGCAATCACCCTTGCCCGACATCGGTTGCAACAGTGTCTGAGGTACTACGAGTTGGGTTCCAATCGGGGCAGAATAGAATTACACAGTACTTTGAGTGCGATTATCTATCGCTACATCAATCCTCCCCAAAGACAATTGAGCTATCAAGGGCGGCTTGTCGTCATTGAAGATTTCTTGCAGAGTTTTTACCTAGAGGCATTAAACGCCTTCCGAAGGGAGAACCAACTGGGTGCTACCTATAGTCCCAAAACCCTTTTGGAATTAG
The sequence above is a segment of the Mastigocladopsis repens PCC 10914 genome. Coding sequences within it:
- the sds gene encoding solanesyl diphosphate synthase, with translation MTPATSLFSPVEADLQTLADNLKQLVGKGHPILCAAAEHLFGAGGKRIRPAIVLLISRATMLEQDITPRHRRLAEITEMIHTASLVHDDVVDESQMRRGVPTVHSLFGNRIAILAGDFLFAQSSWYLANLDNLEVVKLLSEVIMDLASGEIQQGLSRFDSSISIETYLKKSYYKTASLIANSSKAAGLLSEVSQETAEHLYSYGRHLGLAFQIVDDILDFTSSIDTLGKPAGSDLKSGNLTAPVLFALEEKPYLEVLIEREFAQEGDLEQALCLIDDSQGIQRAKELAEDHAKQAVDHLSVLPPSESRQALIKIADYVLSRPF